A region of Chelonoidis abingdonii isolate Lonesome George chromosome 8, CheloAbing_2.0, whole genome shotgun sequence DNA encodes the following proteins:
- the TIPARP gene encoding protein mono-ADP-ribosyltransferase TIPARP: MDAELEPACVVQQAHCPGMKCPPSEDFPPQIGLSDKIPPVKPCFKKKQQVQKRLDTETLRALRPIFTSLLGAGSLDGVFVHRGQSGGHSNLCEPVVKKALGLSAPCPQPGSNVAVLMPGTSDVQGQIPETHAPPGHPEQEIQSGVKGFPSETNPGAAADSTNESFQHHPFHSVSSDAAACPVCPDKILEGYTSGLFQENSCLMQYNLNPNDEFNAGLFQDKSEEASLDLVFELLNQLQYHTHQEDGIEICVDFLQGNCIYGSDCPKHHTVLPYHWQIRRTPTQTWQSVTNDSQEHLERLYCNPDNDRIKVRYRGHEFLVDLNVMNLYETIEFDQMRRLSTQSCTSSNSNYYTVWKYFCRDHFGWREYSEPVVRLIEEANCRGLKEVRFVTWHNQYILNIKDGFQQNACFRREIKRRPLLRSCIVLMPFLQTLGGNPPIPSTSAEPASSQVLSPTAITSPNLYPETWISMDPAQDFIQVPVSKEDKSYRTIYNLFHKTVPETKYRILKIQRVQNQFLWEKYKRKREYMSKKMTGLDRIMNERHLFHGTSQDVVDGICKHNFDPRVCGKHATMFGQGSYFARKASYSHNFSKRSPKGVHYMFLAKVLTGRYTVGNHTMRRPPPVNPGSITSDLYDSCVDNYFEPQIFVIFNDDQSYPYFVVQYEEVSNTVSI; encoded by the exons ATGGATGCTGAACTGGAGCCAGCCTGTGTTGTGCAGCAGGCCCACTGTCCAGGGATGAAGTGCCCTCCTTCAGAAGACTTTCCTCCCCAGATAGGGTTGTCTGATAAGATCCCACCGGTAAAGCCTTGCTTCAAGAAGAAGCAGCAAGTGCAGAAGAGGCTGGACACAGAAACTCTCAGGGCTTTGCGGCCAATCTTCACCAGTttgctgggagctgggagcctggatGGGGTCTTTGTGCACAGAGGCCAAAGTGGAGGTCATAGCAATTTATGTGAACCCGTTGTGAAAAAGGCCCTAGGACTCAGTgccccctgtccccagccaggcaGCAATGTGGCTGTGCTGATGCCAGGAACTTCAGATGTGCAAGGTCAAATTCCAGAGACTCATGCCCCTCCTGGTCACCCTGAGCAGGAGATTCAGTCTGGGGTTAAGGGCTTCCCATCAGAAACCAatcctggggctgctgctgatTCTACTAATGAATCATTCCAGCATCACCCCTTTCACTCAGTCTCAAGTGATGCTGCAGCCTGTCCAGTGTGCCCAGACAAGATACTGGAAGGCTACACATCTGGATTATTCCAGGAGAATAGCTGCTTGATGCAATACAATTTGAACCCAAACGATGAATTCAATGCTGGGCTCTTTCAGGACAAAAGTGAGGAGGCTTCACTTGATCTTGTGTTTGAACTTTTGAACCAGCTGCAATATCACACCCACCAGGAGGATGGGATAGAGATCTGTGTGGATTTTCTGCAGGGCAATTGTATTTATGGCAGTGACTGTCCCAAGCATCATACTGTGTTGCCATATCACTGGCAGATCAGGAGGACTCCTACTCAGACCTGGCAAAGTGTGACCAATGACTCTCAAGAGCATTTGGAAAGACTCTACTGCAACCCAGACAATGACAGGATCAAAGTGAGGTACCG GGGACATGAGTTTTTGGTAGATCTGAATGTTATGAACTTGTATGAAACCATTGAGTTTGACCAAATGCGGAGGCTGTCCACACAATCCTGCACCAGTTCCAATTCCAACTACTACACAGTCTGGAAATACTTCTGCAGGGACCATTTTGGCTGGAGAGAGTACTCAGAG CCTGTTGTACGATTGATAGAAGAAGCCAACTGTCGGGGTCTGAAAGAGGTCCGGTTTGTTACCTGGCACAATCAGTATATCTTGAACATCAAAGATGGCTTCCAACAAAATGCATGTTTCCGAAGAGAAATCAAGAGGAGACCCCTTCTTCGCTCATGTATTGTGCTGATGCCATTCTTACA GACTCTGGGTGGCAATCCTCCAATACCTTCTACATCAGCCGAACCAGCCTCTTCACAAGTCTTATCTCCGACTGCTATTACCTCTCCAAACCTTTATCCTGAAACTTGGATTAGTATGGATCCAGCTCAGGACTTCATCCAAGTGCCTGTTTCTAAAGAAGATAAAAGCTACAGAACCATTTACAATCTGTTTCACAAGACTGTGCCAGAGACCAAATATAGAATTTTGAAAATACAAAGAGtgcaaaaccagtttctctggGAGAAATATAAAAG GAAAAGGGAATATATGTCTAAAAAAATGACAGGGCTTGACAGAATAATGAATGAAAGGCACCTGTTCCATGGTACCTCTCAGGATGTAGTGGATGGAATCTGCAAGCACAACTTTGATCCACGAGTCTGTGGGAAGCATGCCACCATGTTTGGACAAGGCAGTTACTTTGCCAGGAAGGCGAGCTACTCTCATAACTTTTCCAAAAGGTCACCCAAAGGAGTTCATTACATGTTTTTGGCTAAAGTACTAACAGGAAGATACACAGTGGGCAATCATACTATGAGAAGACCGCCACCTGTGAACCCTGGCAGCATCACCAGTGACCTTTATGACTCTTGTGTGGACAATTACTTTGAACCTCAGATCTTTGTCATTTTTAACGATGACCAGAGCTACCCTTATTTTGTTGTTCAGTATGAAGAAGTTAGTAACACTGTCTCCATTTGA